A window from Trinickia violacea encodes these proteins:
- a CDS encoding DoxX family protein, which translates to MERFKFLPLLGRIMIGAPFVMSGLGKLGAYAATVGYIAAMGLPVPPLAFVVAVLTELGGGLLLLSGYRARFVSLAMAVFCVVTAMFFHHNFADQNQMIHFLKNVMMAGGLLQIAYFGAGAFSLDARAGRAGAYVPSLDAS; encoded by the coding sequence ATGGAACGTTTCAAGTTTCTCCCGCTGTTGGGCCGCATCATGATCGGTGCGCCGTTTGTCATGAGCGGGCTGGGCAAGCTCGGCGCGTATGCGGCGACGGTTGGCTATATCGCGGCGATGGGTCTGCCCGTGCCGCCGCTCGCCTTCGTCGTTGCCGTGCTGACCGAGCTGGGCGGCGGCCTGCTGCTGTTGTCGGGCTACCGGGCTCGCTTCGTGTCGCTGGCGATGGCGGTGTTCTGTGTGGTCACGGCGATGTTCTTTCACCACAACTTTGCCGATCAAAACCAGATGATTCACTTCCTGAAGAACGTGATGATGGCGGGCGGCCTGCTGCAGATCGCTTACTTCGGCGCCGGCGCATTCAGCCTGGACGCGCGCGCCGGACGGGCAGGAGCGTACGTGCCGTCTTTGGACGCGAGCTAA
- a CDS encoding pirin family protein, whose amino-acid sequence MTRTIVARTAGRPHGPVNRLFSPGDLGALLKPFVFLDYFDIPAHSNARFPMHPHSGIATTTILLDGEVRYEDTTGASGVMSTGGVEWMNAGGGVWHDGYPEGRTRVHGYQLWTALPSDLELREAKSQYLSAREIPMAGPARVILGRYDNAQSPASAPPGINYLHVRLAAGEQWRYAPPAGHVVAWLSIQRGALRVAGQRIDAELAVFSESEGVLEFIAESDAEFVLGSAVPHPHELSLGYYSVHTSEAALQAGETRIAQLGEQLRRSGRIR is encoded by the coding sequence ATGACGAGAACGATCGTCGCCCGAACCGCAGGCAGGCCGCATGGCCCCGTCAATCGATTGTTCAGCCCAGGCGACCTTGGCGCACTGCTCAAACCCTTTGTCTTCCTCGACTACTTCGACATCCCCGCGCATTCCAATGCACGGTTTCCGATGCACCCGCATTCCGGAATCGCGACCACCACCATCCTGCTCGATGGCGAAGTCCGATACGAAGACACGACGGGCGCATCCGGCGTCATGTCAACGGGCGGCGTCGAGTGGATGAACGCCGGCGGTGGCGTGTGGCATGACGGCTACCCTGAAGGCCGCACGCGAGTGCACGGCTATCAGCTATGGACGGCGTTGCCGAGCGACCTGGAACTGCGCGAAGCCAAGAGCCAGTATCTGTCCGCCCGCGAGATTCCTATGGCCGGTCCGGCCCGCGTCATTCTGGGCCGCTACGACAATGCACAGAGCCCCGCGTCGGCGCCCCCGGGCATCAACTACCTGCATGTGCGGCTCGCGGCCGGCGAGCAATGGCGGTACGCGCCGCCTGCGGGTCACGTTGTCGCTTGGCTGAGCATTCAGCGCGGCGCGCTTCGCGTCGCCGGGCAGCGGATCGATGCCGAGCTTGCCGTCTTCAGCGAGTCGGAGGGCGTTCTGGAGTTCATCGCCGAGTCAGATGCGGAATTCGTCCTTGGTTCCGCGGTCCCGCATCCGCACGAGCTGTCGCTCGGGTACTACTCCGTGCACACCTCGGAAGCCGCGCTGCAAGCCGGAGAAACAAGGATTGCGCAGCTAGGGGAACAGCTTCGCCGCTCCGGTCGTATCAGGTAG
- a CDS encoding LysR family transcriptional regulator has translation MLDGVSLDQLRTFIAAVDAGSFSAAGRRLHRTQSVVSQTLANLERQVGIQLFDRSGRYPRVTAGGAALVSEARAVMRDIDGFKARARTLAEGLEPELAVAVDAFYPMERLTAAVQAFAVEFPHTPLRLYVDALGGPAKRILDGVCRLGIIGSTLAVPDGMHAEKIMDITMVTVVAPTHPLASLKRVIGTHEFEHHVQLVLTDRTDLTQGKSFEVFSPLTWKLADLHAKHDFLRGGFGWGHMPLAMVKGDIASGALHRLRLDKFEPVTPPVPMFAAFRKDTPPGPAGTWFVKTLKAGAAPA, from the coding sequence ATGTTGGATGGGGTTTCCCTCGATCAGTTGCGGACCTTCATCGCGGCGGTCGACGCAGGCAGTTTCTCGGCTGCGGGCCGCAGGCTGCACCGGACACAGTCGGTAGTCAGCCAGACGCTCGCGAATCTCGAAAGGCAGGTGGGCATACAGCTTTTCGACCGTAGCGGACGCTATCCTCGCGTGACCGCCGGCGGCGCGGCGCTGGTCAGCGAGGCCCGCGCCGTGATGCGCGACATCGACGGATTCAAGGCTCGCGCCCGCACCCTGGCAGAAGGTCTCGAGCCGGAGCTGGCTGTTGCGGTCGACGCGTTCTATCCGATGGAGCGCTTGACCGCGGCCGTGCAGGCATTTGCCGTTGAGTTTCCACACACGCCTTTACGCCTCTATGTCGACGCTTTGGGCGGGCCGGCCAAACGGATCTTAGACGGTGTCTGCCGGCTGGGAATCATTGGCTCGACGCTTGCTGTTCCGGATGGCATGCATGCCGAAAAAATCATGGATATCACCATGGTCACGGTGGTGGCCCCGACCCATCCGCTGGCATCGCTCAAGCGCGTTATCGGAACGCATGAGTTTGAACATCACGTTCAGCTGGTGTTGACCGATCGCACCGATCTGACTCAAGGGAAAAGCTTCGAGGTTTTTTCGCCGCTCACCTGGAAGCTGGCGGATCTGCACGCGAAGCACGACTTCTTGCGGGGCGGGTTCGGCTGGGGGCATATGCCGCTCGCGATGGTCAAGGGCGACATCGCGTCCGGTGCGTTGCACCGGCTTCGTCTCGACAAATTCGAACCAGTGACGCCGCCTGTTCCGATGTTCGCGGCCTTTCGCAAAGACACGCCGCCCGGCCCAGCGGGCACCTGGTTCGTGAAGACGTTAAAGGCGGGCGCTGCGCCTGCGTGA